In a single window of the Pseudogemmatithrix spongiicola genome:
- a CDS encoding NADH-quinone oxidoreductase subunit NuoE family protein: MSHGPSAPSAAPHGQSHDHEPYQPVFTPGSARKQELDDLKTRYPDKRACLLPGLWMIQQDRGWISEDAMREIGEQLGVTAAYVKGVVTFYTMYHQHPVGQHFIQVCTTSPCLCAGADKVVEAFLEHTGCKELGLTSPDGKYTVIEVECLGACGFATPVQINEDYVENVTPEKVPEILRGLQ; the protein is encoded by the coding sequence GTGAGCCACGGACCTTCGGCGCCTAGCGCCGCCCCCCACGGTCAGAGCCACGACCACGAGCCGTACCAGCCGGTCTTCACGCCGGGCTCCGCGCGCAAGCAGGAGCTCGACGACCTGAAGACCCGCTATCCCGACAAGCGCGCCTGCTTGCTGCCGGGTCTCTGGATGATCCAGCAGGACCGCGGGTGGATCTCCGAAGACGCGATGCGCGAGATCGGCGAGCAGCTCGGCGTCACGGCCGCCTACGTGAAGGGCGTCGTGACCTTCTACACCATGTACCACCAGCATCCGGTGGGGCAGCACTTCATCCAGGTCTGCACGACGTCGCCCTGCCTCTGCGCCGGTGCCGACAAGGTCGTGGAGGCCTTCCTCGAGCACACGGGCTGCAAGGAGCTCGGCCTCACGAGCCCTGACGGCAAGTACACGGTGATCGAGGTCGAGTGCCTCGGCGCCTGCGGTTTCGCCACGCCGGTGCAGATCAACGAGGACTACGTCGAGAACGTGACGCCCGAGAAGGTGCCCGAGATTCTGCGAGGCCTGCAGTGA
- the nuoK gene encoding NADH-quinone oxidoreductase subunit NuoK has product MLAESLALSAALFAIGVIGVLTRRNAIILFMCIELMLNAVNLSLVALSKVYGASGEVFVLFVITVAAAEAAVGLAIVISIFRHRQSVNLDDINLLKG; this is encoded by the coding sequence ATGCTGGCTGAATCCCTCGCGCTCTCCGCGGCGCTCTTCGCCATCGGCGTGATCGGCGTGCTCACGCGCCGCAACGCGATCATCCTCTTCATGTGCATCGAGCTGATGCTCAACGCCGTGAATCTCTCGCTGGTGGCGCTGAGCAAGGTGTACGGCGCGTCCGGCGAGGTCTTCGTGCTCTTCGTCATCACGGTGGCCGCCGCCGAAGCGGCCGTCGGGCTCGCGATCGTGATCTCGATCTTCCGTCACCGCCAGTCGGTGAACCTCGATGACATCAACCTGCTGAAAGGCTGA
- the nuoD gene encoding NADH dehydrogenase (quinone) subunit D, producing the protein MSPHAPAEPEFEGEHMLINIGPQHPATHGVLRLVLELDGETVVRCIPHVGYLHCGFEKIGEYRQYNQIIPWTDREDYLNSLGNNIAYALGAERLFGIEITERCKVLRVIGMELSRIISHLVWLGTTCIDIGAFTPFLWSFQERENVYNLLERWTGARLTTSGARVGGMIADVPEGWTDQLRHFIDTFPKTLDQVERMLNKNAIWVGRTVGLGVMTPQEALNYGLTGPMLRASGVAYDVRKDFPYLDYETYDFDVPVGTNGDVYDRFLVRQEELRQSVRILDQALKRLPDGPVNVDDPRIILPPKSKATSEMESMIHHFKLVMEGPRPPIGEVYVPIESPKGEKGYYFVSDGTAKPARWRIRPPSFVNLSAIPKMVEGHLLSDVIAINASIDIVMGEIDR; encoded by the coding sequence ATGAGCCCGCATGCGCCCGCCGAGCCGGAGTTCGAAGGCGAGCACATGCTGATCAACATCGGCCCGCAGCACCCGGCCACGCACGGCGTGTTGCGCCTCGTGCTCGAGCTCGACGGTGAGACCGTCGTGCGCTGCATCCCGCACGTGGGCTACCTGCACTGCGGCTTCGAGAAGATCGGCGAGTACCGCCAGTACAACCAGATCATCCCGTGGACGGACCGCGAGGACTATCTCAACTCGCTGGGCAACAACATTGCCTATGCGTTGGGCGCCGAGCGGCTGTTCGGGATCGAGATCACCGAGCGCTGCAAGGTGCTCCGCGTGATTGGCATGGAGCTCTCGCGCATCATCTCGCACCTGGTGTGGCTGGGCACGACCTGCATCGACATCGGCGCGTTCACGCCCTTCCTGTGGAGCTTCCAGGAGCGCGAGAACGTGTACAACCTGCTCGAGCGCTGGACGGGTGCCCGCCTGACGACGAGCGGGGCGCGCGTGGGCGGCATGATCGCCGACGTGCCGGAAGGCTGGACCGACCAGCTGCGGCACTTCATCGACACCTTCCCGAAGACGCTGGATCAGGTTGAGCGCATGCTCAACAAGAACGCGATCTGGGTCGGTCGTACGGTGGGCTTGGGCGTGATGACGCCGCAGGAGGCGCTCAACTACGGCCTCACGGGTCCGATGCTGCGCGCGAGCGGCGTGGCGTACGATGTGCGCAAGGATTTCCCGTATCTCGATTACGAGACCTACGACTTCGACGTCCCGGTCGGCACGAACGGCGACGTGTATGACCGCTTCCTCGTGCGGCAGGAAGAGCTGCGCCAGTCGGTGCGCATCCTCGACCAGGCGCTGAAGCGCTTGCCCGACGGGCCGGTGAACGTGGATGACCCGCGCATCATCCTGCCGCCGAAGTCCAAGGCGACGAGCGAGATGGAATCGATGATCCATCACTTCAAGCTGGTGATGGAAGGCCCGCGGCCGCCGATCGGCGAGGTGTACGTGCCGATCGAGAGCCCCAAGGGTGAGAAGGGCTACTACTTCGTGTCCGACGGCACGGCCAAGCCGGCGCGCTGGCGCATCCGCCCGCCCAGCTTCGTGAACCTGTCGGCGATCCCGAAGATGGTGGAGGGCCACCTGCTCTCCGACGTCATCGCGATCAACGCCTCCATCGACATCGTGATGGGAGAGATCGACCGGTGA
- a CDS encoding NADH-quinone oxidoreductase subunit J family protein: protein MNNEFFPLFFSFHFYLFAVIALVSAILFVTRKSPVAAALWLVNVMFCLAALYVMLDAQFIGAIQILVYAGAIMVVFLFVVMLLNLGKPEDVSDIRGNLPRVTAGFVGAALLAEVMVLARAKWSAQLTLPVASGEAMRNEPGGIIAPIAEVLLRDQLLAFELASILLLVAIVGAVTLGRKRS, encoded by the coding sequence ATGAACAACGAGTTCTTCCCGCTCTTCTTCTCGTTCCACTTCTATCTCTTCGCGGTGATCGCGCTGGTCTCGGCGATCCTGTTCGTGACGCGCAAGAGCCCGGTGGCGGCCGCGCTGTGGTTGGTGAACGTGATGTTCTGCCTGGCGGCGCTCTATGTGATGCTGGATGCGCAGTTCATCGGCGCCATCCAGATCTTGGTGTACGCCGGCGCCATCATGGTCGTGTTCCTGTTCGTCGTCATGCTGCTCAACCTCGGCAAGCCCGAGGACGTGAGCGACATCCGCGGCAACCTGCCGCGCGTGACGGCGGGCTTCGTCGGCGCGGCGCTGCTGGCCGAGGTGATGGTGCTGGCGCGGGCCAAGTGGAGCGCGCAGCTCACGCTGCCGGTGGCGAGCGGCGAGGCGATGCGCAACGAGCCGGGCGGCATCATCGCCCCGATCGCCGAGGTGCTGCTCAGGGACCAACTGCTGGCCTTCGAGCTGGCCTCGATCCTGCTGCTCGTGGCGATCGTCGGCGCGGTCACCCTCGGCCGCAAGAGGAGCTGA
- the nuoF gene encoding NADH-quinone oxidoreductase subunit NuoF translates to MGYPHKSHPRETPVLSKHFGNPEARKLETWKSLGGYKALQQALTMDPVAIQNVVKESGLRGRGGAGFPTGLKWSFMKLNDGKPHYLACNADESEPGTFKDREIMRWTPHALIEGCAIGAYAIGAETAYIYVRGEFTEPIARLEEALKEARAAGIIGNNAMGSGKKIDVWVHRGAGAYICGEETALMNSLEGKRGNPRIKPPFPAVSGLFGQPTTINNVETLTAVPHILNNGAEWYKAMCLSSPKSTGSKLFSVCGNVAKPGNYEVVMGFSFKEFLYDLCGGPLPGRKFKALIPGGSSVPVITIDEAESVKMDYEGFLEVGTMLGSGGVIIFDDAQSMPRQLARLSRFYAHESCAQCTQCREGTAWMTKILERIVAGQGTFEDLDTIFDLAENMTGKTICVLSDSCAAPVTSGINKFRGEFEALIKGKRSSTVAMGAGV, encoded by the coding sequence ATGGGATACCCGCATAAGTCGCATCCGCGCGAGACGCCGGTGCTCTCCAAGCACTTCGGCAATCCTGAGGCGCGCAAGCTCGAGACCTGGAAGTCACTCGGCGGCTACAAGGCGCTGCAGCAGGCCCTCACGATGGATCCGGTGGCGATCCAGAACGTCGTGAAGGAGTCCGGCCTGCGCGGTCGTGGTGGCGCCGGCTTCCCGACCGGCCTCAAGTGGTCGTTCATGAAGCTGAACGACGGCAAGCCGCACTACCTCGCCTGCAACGCCGACGAATCCGAGCCGGGCACGTTCAAGGACCGCGAGATCATGCGCTGGACGCCGCATGCGCTCATCGAGGGCTGCGCCATCGGCGCGTATGCCATCGGCGCGGAGACGGCCTACATCTACGTGCGCGGTGAGTTCACGGAGCCCATCGCGCGCCTCGAGGAGGCGCTGAAGGAAGCGCGCGCCGCCGGCATCATCGGCAACAACGCGATGGGCAGCGGCAAGAAGATCGATGTGTGGGTGCATCGCGGCGCCGGCGCGTACATCTGCGGCGAAGAAACCGCCCTGATGAACTCGCTCGAGGGCAAGCGTGGCAATCCGCGCATCAAGCCGCCGTTCCCGGCGGTGAGCGGGCTGTTCGGCCAGCCGACGACGATCAACAACGTCGAGACGCTGACCGCCGTACCGCACATCCTCAACAACGGCGCCGAGTGGTACAAGGCGATGTGCCTGTCGTCGCCGAAGAGCACGGGCAGCAAGCTCTTCTCGGTCTGCGGCAACGTGGCCAAGCCGGGCAACTACGAAGTCGTGATGGGCTTCTCCTTCAAGGAGTTCCTGTACGACCTCTGCGGCGGACCGCTGCCGGGCCGCAAGTTCAAGGCGCTGATCCCGGGCGGTTCGTCCGTGCCGGTGATCACGATCGACGAAGCCGAATCCGTGAAGATGGACTACGAGGGCTTCCTCGAAGTCGGCACCATGCTCGGCTCCGGCGGCGTGATCATCTTCGACGACGCGCAGTCCATGCCGCGCCAGCTCGCACGCCTCTCGCGCTTCTATGCGCATGAGAGCTGCGCCCAGTGCACGCAGTGCCGCGAAGGCACCGCGTGGATGACCAAGATCCTCGAGCGTATCGTCGCCGGTCAGGGCACGTTCGAGGACCTCGATACCATTTTCGACTTGGCCGAGAACATGACGGGCAAGACGATCTGCGTGCTGTCGGACTCCTGCGCGGCGCCGGTGACCTCCGGCATCAACAAGTTCCGCGGCGAGTTCGAGGCGCTGATCAAGGGCAAGCGCTCGTCCACGGTGGCGATGGGGGCGGGCGTATGA
- a CDS encoding 2Fe-2S iron-sulfur cluster-binding protein has protein sequence MSQQVNLTIEGRQVSVPAGTSILEAAKQAGVLVPHYCYHPGLPVAGVCRMCLVEVEKMPKLAPSCATAVAEGQVVHVYSEKALEARKGVLELLLINHPLDCPICDQAGECELQDYTFQEGRADSRYREPKRFNPVEDFGGDVLYVTNRCILCTRCVRFMDDVHQAPVLNVSERDDRATIGKAGDADLTQPWAANVIDLCPVGALVSKDFLNKARAWELDRTASVCTGCTQGCNTILETRDNVVVRQKPRSNDQVNQFYLCDQGRLDYRWMNRPDRNEAPKIQLAGVLSPVDWEIAYNEASKLLSGKRAFVLASPKLSNEALFLLKQLIAKTGGQGSFRCETGPEAPLPGVADLSLRADRAPNVVGAELLGFVRNDADPLAGLKDGDVLVLADEELTGLDLGKVSRASAIIVVGTTLPHGVVTPHVVLPIANVAEEEGTFTNLRGRVQRFLQAKAAPGLARPSWFALADLNNAIGVKSDYFLPSAVFAALAQSERAFAGLSYETLGLYGASVSDAKAGAA, from the coding sequence ATGAGCCAGCAGGTCAATCTCACGATCGAAGGCCGGCAGGTGTCGGTGCCCGCGGGCACCAGCATTCTCGAGGCGGCCAAGCAGGCGGGCGTGCTCGTCCCGCACTACTGCTACCACCCGGGGCTCCCCGTGGCCGGCGTCTGCCGCATGTGCCTCGTGGAAGTCGAGAAGATGCCGAAGCTGGCGCCGTCCTGTGCGACGGCGGTGGCCGAAGGGCAGGTGGTGCACGTCTACTCCGAGAAGGCGCTCGAGGCCCGCAAGGGCGTGCTCGAGCTGCTGCTCATCAACCATCCGCTCGACTGCCCGATCTGCGACCAGGCCGGCGAGTGCGAGCTGCAGGACTACACCTTCCAGGAAGGGCGCGCCGACTCGCGCTACCGCGAGCCCAAGCGCTTCAACCCGGTCGAGGACTTCGGCGGCGACGTCCTCTACGTCACCAACCGCTGCATCCTCTGCACGCGCTGCGTCCGCTTCATGGACGACGTGCATCAGGCGCCGGTGCTCAACGTCTCCGAGCGCGACGATCGCGCGACCATCGGCAAGGCGGGCGACGCCGACCTCACGCAGCCGTGGGCGGCGAACGTCATCGATCTCTGCCCGGTCGGCGCCCTCGTCTCCAAGGACTTCCTGAACAAGGCGCGCGCCTGGGAGCTCGATCGCACGGCCTCGGTGTGCACCGGCTGCACGCAGGGCTGCAACACGATCCTCGAGACGCGCGACAACGTCGTCGTGCGCCAGAAGCCGCGCTCCAACGACCAGGTCAACCAGTTCTACCTCTGCGACCAGGGCCGGCTCGACTATCGCTGGATGAATCGCCCCGACCGCAACGAGGCGCCGAAGATCCAGCTGGCCGGCGTGCTCTCGCCGGTCGATTGGGAGATCGCCTACAACGAGGCGTCCAAGCTCCTCAGCGGTAAGCGGGCGTTCGTGCTCGCGAGCCCGAAGCTCTCGAACGAGGCGCTGTTCCTGCTCAAGCAGCTGATTGCCAAGACGGGCGGGCAGGGGAGCTTCCGCTGCGAAACGGGCCCCGAGGCGCCGCTGCCGGGCGTGGCGGACCTCTCGCTGCGCGCCGATCGCGCCCCGAACGTGGTGGGCGCCGAGCTGCTCGGCTTCGTGCGCAACGATGCCGACCCGCTCGCCGGCCTCAAGGACGGTGACGTGCTCGTGCTCGCGGACGAGGAACTCACGGGTCTCGACCTCGGCAAGGTGTCGCGCGCCAGCGCGATCATCGTCGTCGGCACGACGCTGCCGCACGGCGTCGTGACGCCGCACGTGGTGCTGCCCATCGCGAACGTGGCCGAGGAGGAAGGCACGTTCACGAACCTGCGCGGCCGCGTGCAGCGCTTCCTGCAGGCCAAGGCGGCGCCGGGATTGGCCCGGCCGAGCTGGTTCGCCCTGGCCGACCTCAACAACGCCATCGGCGTGAAGAGCGACTATTTCCTGCCCAGCGCGGTGTTCGCGGCGCTCGCGCAGAGCGAGCGCGCGTTCGCGGGGCTGAGCTATGAGACGCTCGGTCTCTACGGTGCCTCCGTGAGCGACGCGAAGGCGGGGGCCGCGTAA
- a CDS encoding NuoI/complex I 23 kDa subunit family protein: MERPVGEVSYVRATLSGLGLTLKHLVNPHKVTVQYPDERWDISPRWRGTHRMLTTEDGKAKCVACGLCPTVCPANCIKLVPGEDEAGNRYPLVFEIDEFRCIFCGYCQEVCPEEAIHMGRHYENAEYSRDKFVYDLERLTAQTHPVSELWDPADPRGE; encoded by the coding sequence ATGGAGCGGCCGGTCGGCGAGGTGAGCTACGTGCGCGCCACGCTGTCGGGCCTTGGGCTCACACTCAAGCATCTCGTGAACCCGCATAAGGTCACGGTGCAGTATCCCGACGAGCGCTGGGACATTTCCCCGCGCTGGCGCGGCACGCACCGCATGCTCACCACCGAGGACGGCAAGGCGAAGTGCGTGGCCTGCGGCCTCTGCCCGACGGTGTGCCCGGCCAACTGCATCAAGCTCGTGCCCGGCGAGGACGAGGCGGGGAACCGCTACCCGCTGGTGTTCGAGATCGATGAGTTCCGCTGCATCTTCTGCGGCTACTGCCAGGAAGTCTGCCCGGAAGAGGCGATCCACATGGGCCGCCACTACGAGAACGCCGAGTACTCGCGCGACAAGTTCGTGTACGACCTCGAGCGCCTCACGGCCCAGACGCACCCGGTGAGCGAGCTGTGGGACCCCGCCGACCCGCGGGGGGAGTGA